A genomic window from Micromonospora ferruginea includes:
- a CDS encoding PucR family transcriptional regulator, protein MTQGTGTGPRAAHLDLDAEVAAMLRGRLPMVAERTVTAITAEVPDYSGALTGTMREKIENAVRIALGTFLQLIEGTQAFDPSTPLAPALEAAYALGSGEARAGRSMDALLAAYRVGARVAWREVSTTTVRSGLAAETVAEFAELMFAYIDELSAASVAGHADELVSAGRVRRRDLERLTRQLLAGEPEESLRRSAERADWPPPQTLTVVLLPRRHLRAVLALLGPQTLESGEDLPGMRPAEEMVVLLVPDAHGGRRRQLVRLLHGHRAVLGPARPWHRVATSYQRAARALALGLGEADAGPVDTERHLAALLLSMDPEALADLRTQALAPLAALPPATAHRLAETLRSWLLHQGRRDDVAADLFVHPQTVRYRMGKLRELFGDRLHDPATVLDLTIALAVPPEQGGAPA, encoded by the coding sequence ATGACGCAGGGGACCGGGACCGGGCCGCGCGCCGCCCATCTCGATCTCGACGCCGAGGTGGCGGCGATGCTGCGCGGCCGGCTGCCGATGGTCGCCGAGCGGACGGTCACCGCGATCACCGCCGAGGTGCCGGACTACTCCGGCGCGCTCACCGGCACCATGCGCGAGAAGATCGAGAACGCGGTACGCATCGCGCTCGGCACGTTCCTCCAGCTCATCGAGGGTACCCAGGCGTTCGACCCGAGCACTCCGCTGGCCCCGGCGCTGGAGGCCGCGTACGCGCTGGGCAGCGGCGAGGCGCGCGCCGGGCGGAGCATGGACGCGCTGCTGGCCGCGTACCGGGTGGGCGCCCGGGTGGCCTGGCGGGAGGTGTCCACCACCACCGTGCGCAGCGGGCTGGCCGCCGAGACGGTGGCCGAGTTCGCCGAGCTGATGTTCGCCTACATCGACGAGTTGTCCGCGGCCAGCGTGGCCGGGCACGCCGACGAGCTGGTCAGCGCCGGCCGGGTACGCCGCCGGGACCTGGAACGGCTCACCCGGCAGTTGCTGGCCGGCGAGCCGGAGGAGTCGTTGCGGCGCAGCGCGGAGCGGGCCGACTGGCCGCCGCCGCAGACGCTGACCGTGGTGCTGCTGCCCCGCCGGCACCTGCGCGCGGTGCTCGCTCTGCTCGGCCCGCAGACGCTGGAGAGCGGCGAGGACCTGCCCGGGATGCGCCCGGCCGAGGAGATGGTGGTGCTGCTGGTGCCGGACGCGCACGGCGGCCGGCGCCGGCAACTGGTCCGGCTGCTGCACGGCCACCGGGCGGTGCTCGGCCCGGCCCGCCCCTGGCACCGGGTCGCCACCTCCTACCAGCGGGCCGCGAGGGCCCTCGCGCTCGGCCTCGGCGAGGCGGACGCCGGGCCGGTCGACACCGAGCGGCACCTCGCCGCGCTGCTGCTCAGCATGGACCCGGAGGCGCTGGCCGACCTGCGTACCCAGGCCCTGGCCCCGCTCGCCGCGCTGCCGCCGGCCACCGCGCACCGCCTCGCCGAGACGCTGCGGTCGTGGCTGCTGCACCAGGGACGCCGCGACGACGTGGCGGCGGACCTGTTCGTGCACCCGCAGACCGTCCGCTACCGGATGGGCAAGCTGCGGGAGCTGTTCGGCGACCGCCTGCACGACCCCGCCACGGTCCTCGACCTGACCATCGCCCTCGCCGTTCCCCCGGAGCAAGGCGGGGCCCCCGCTTAA
- a CDS encoding alanine--tRNA ligase-related protein, whose amino-acid sequence MTPDEIIRTFEDHYHRLGHSDAPESSLVPPPGDPVLFTTSGMHPLTPYLLGRPHPGGRRLVNVQRCLRTTDLDEVGDRTHLTVFQMLGSWSLGDYDIVTSLRWGFELLTDGYRIPPERLHATVFGGDDHLGPDETARETWTALGVPVEALGEDNWWSNGPTGPCGPDSEIFVWTGDGPPTGTPSGDDRWVEVWNHVQMRYHRHPDGRLTPLPLSSIDTGMGLERLEMVLRGETSVFTGDGLRPWVDAVRERWDLPETDRRVVADHLRSAVVVLADGVRPGNTGRGYVLRRLVRRALTVLWRDDETRSLAELPPGGYPDTLRRFRRPVDPGPLREVLGDEERRFRELLRRGRPLVDRVRARGPLTERDYHWLHDTHGLPRELVDGLLTDAA is encoded by the coding sequence ATGACACCCGACGAGATCATCCGTACCTTCGAGGACCACTACCACCGCCTCGGCCACTCCGACGCGCCGGAGAGTTCCCTGGTGCCGCCGCCCGGCGACCCGGTGCTGTTCACCACGTCCGGCATGCACCCGCTCACGCCGTACCTGCTGGGGCGCCCGCATCCGGGTGGACGCCGCCTGGTCAACGTGCAGCGGTGCCTGCGCACCACCGACCTGGACGAGGTCGGCGACCGTACCCATCTGACCGTGTTCCAGATGCTCGGCTCCTGGTCGCTCGGCGACTACGACATCGTGACCAGCCTGCGCTGGGGCTTCGAGCTGCTCACCGACGGCTACCGCATTCCGCCGGAGAGGCTGCACGCGACGGTGTTCGGCGGCGACGACCACCTCGGCCCGGACGAGACGGCGCGCGAGACGTGGACCGCGCTCGGCGTGCCGGTGGAGGCGCTCGGCGAGGACAACTGGTGGTCCAACGGGCCGACCGGCCCGTGCGGGCCGGACTCGGAGATCTTCGTGTGGACCGGTGACGGGCCGCCCACCGGCACCCCGAGCGGCGACGATCGCTGGGTCGAGGTGTGGAACCACGTGCAGATGCGCTACCACCGCCACCCCGACGGCCGGCTCACGCCGTTGCCGCTGTCCAGCATCGACACCGGGATGGGCCTGGAACGGCTGGAGATGGTGCTGCGCGGAGAGACGTCGGTGTTCACCGGCGACGGGCTGCGCCCGTGGGTGGACGCGGTCCGCGAGCGGTGGGACCTGCCCGAGACCGACCGGCGGGTGGTCGCGGACCACCTGCGCTCCGCGGTGGTCGTGCTCGCCGACGGGGTACGGCCGGGCAACACCGGCCGCGGCTACGTGCTGCGCCGGCTGGTGCGCCGGGCGTTGACCGTGCTGTGGCGCGACGACGAGACGCGCAGCCTGGCGGAGTTGCCGCCCGGCGGGTACCCGGACACGCTGCGCCGGTTCCGCCGGCCGGTCGACCCCGGCCCGCTGCGGGAGGTGCTGGGCGACGAGGAGCGCCGGTTCCGCGAGCTGTTGCGGCGCGGCCGGCCGCTGGTCGACCGGGTCCGCGCGCGGGGTCCGCTGACCGAACGTGACTACCACTGGCTGCACGACACCCACGGGCTGCCCCGCGAGCTGGTCGACGGCCTGCTCACCGACGCGGCCTGA
- a CDS encoding serine/threonine protein kinase, with translation MFAFDPADAFVVFGDQDSGCVSYGVRAAGRRWFVKRARTPQARASLTRVLGLHAAVRHPGIVRPELVRDGTDGPTLVYPWCDGTVLNHATVHGSDRTGLARFQRLPVAEVRAALAVILDAHLAVSAAGYVAVDLYDGCFLYDFDARRMRLIDLDEYRPGPFVLDSERLPGSRRYLSPEELTRGAVIDERTTVHAVGRTLHHLLDGPSGWRGGDRAAAVVERATRADPGARYASVPELVKAWRNA, from the coding sequence GTGTTCGCGTTCGACCCGGCCGACGCGTTCGTGGTCTTCGGCGACCAGGACTCCGGGTGCGTCTCCTACGGTGTGCGGGCGGCGGGCCGGCGCTGGTTCGTCAAGCGGGCCCGGACACCGCAGGCGCGGGCCTCGCTCACCCGGGTCCTCGGCCTGCATGCCGCCGTCCGGCACCCGGGCATCGTCCGGCCGGAACTGGTGCGCGACGGCACCGACGGGCCCACGCTGGTGTACCCGTGGTGCGACGGCACCGTGCTCAATCACGCCACCGTGCACGGCTCGGACCGCACCGGCCTGGCCCGCTTCCAGCGCCTCCCGGTCGCCGAGGTGCGCGCGGCCCTGGCGGTGATCCTCGACGCCCACCTGGCCGTCAGCGCGGCTGGCTACGTCGCGGTGGACCTGTACGACGGATGCTTCCTCTACGACTTCGACGCGCGCCGGATGCGGCTGATCGACCTGGACGAGTACCGGCCGGGCCCGTTCGTCCTGGACTCCGAGCGGTTGCCCGGTTCCCGCCGCTACCTCTCGCCGGAGGAGCTGACCCGGGGCGCGGTGATCGACGAGCGCACGACCGTCCACGCGGTGGGCCGCACGCTGCACCACCTGCTCGACGGGCCGTCGGGCTGGCGCGGCGGCGACCGCGCCGCGGCGGTCGTGGAGCGGGCCACCCGGGCCGACCCGGGCGCGCGGTACGCGTCCGTGCCCGAGCTGGTCAAGGCCTGGCGGAACGCCTGA
- a CDS encoding glycosyltransferase family 4 protein — protein sequence MLVDNAVEGDSRVQKAARSAADAGWHVTLLGCARTDTGRRWQLGDADVRVLPLDPPPTVAAEVRAPHHAGTAAAGLRGRLVAHGGLPLRAARLARRPVEHAQVRYWQARLGDRAWRRLEPGLWDYERVAGPILDELDPDLIHAHDFRMLGVAARAVERARARGRSVKLVWDAHEWLPGARPRRDDARWLPAHLGYVREYVGHADAVVTVSDTLADLLVRDHDLPERPTVVLNAPVAGNEPAGEPAPDLRARCGVAADTPLLVYSGAMAVQRGVDTVVDALPRLPGVHLALVVADPSARYVRQVVARAARCGVAERVHVVPYVPHRQLVAFLGGADVGLIPLHHWPNHEIALITKFFEYAHARLPIVVSDVRTMADTVRATGQGEVFRARDAADLARAVRAVLADPARYRAAYQAPDSPLPTWTWESQAERLNALYRHLLTPSPAPTPTPDQPTRPHPRPPRPAPAGPCAPSCPAHPALPLPAPPAPSCPAPPRPAPRSWTCGTSQEP from the coding sequence ATGCTCGTCGACAACGCGGTCGAGGGTGACTCGCGGGTGCAGAAGGCCGCCCGGTCCGCCGCCGACGCCGGCTGGCACGTCACCCTCCTCGGCTGCGCCCGCACCGACACCGGGCGCCGCTGGCAGCTCGGCGACGCCGACGTACGCGTGCTGCCGCTGGACCCGCCCCCCACCGTGGCCGCCGAGGTGCGCGCCCCGCACCACGCGGGCACGGCCGCAGCCGGCCTGCGGGGGCGGCTGGTGGCGCACGGCGGGCTGCCGTTGCGGGCCGCCCGGCTGGCCCGCCGACCGGTGGAGCACGCCCAGGTCCGCTACTGGCAGGCACGACTCGGCGACCGGGCCTGGCGTCGGCTGGAGCCGGGGCTCTGGGACTACGAGCGGGTCGCCGGCCCGATCCTGGACGAGCTGGACCCCGACCTGATCCACGCGCACGACTTCCGGATGCTGGGCGTGGCCGCCCGCGCGGTCGAACGCGCCCGTGCCCGGGGACGCTCCGTGAAGCTGGTCTGGGACGCCCACGAGTGGCTTCCCGGCGCCCGGCCCCGCCGCGACGACGCCCGGTGGCTGCCCGCCCACCTGGGCTACGTCCGCGAGTACGTGGGCCACGCCGACGCGGTCGTCACCGTCTCCGACACGCTCGCCGACCTGCTGGTCCGCGACCACGACCTGCCCGAGCGACCCACCGTCGTGCTCAACGCGCCGGTCGCCGGGAACGAGCCGGCCGGCGAGCCGGCGCCCGACCTGCGCGCCCGCTGCGGCGTGGCCGCCGACACCCCGCTGCTGGTCTACAGCGGGGCGATGGCCGTGCAGCGGGGCGTGGACACCGTGGTCGACGCGCTGCCCCGGCTGCCCGGCGTACACCTGGCCCTGGTCGTCGCCGACCCGTCCGCCCGGTACGTCCGCCAGGTCGTCGCCCGCGCCGCCCGGTGCGGCGTGGCCGAGCGGGTGCACGTCGTGCCGTACGTGCCGCACCGGCAGCTCGTCGCGTTCCTCGGCGGCGCCGACGTCGGGCTCATCCCGCTGCACCACTGGCCCAACCACGAGATCGCGCTGATCACCAAGTTCTTCGAGTACGCGCACGCGCGCCTGCCGATCGTGGTCAGCGACGTCCGCACCATGGCCGACACGGTCCGGGCCACCGGCCAGGGTGAGGTGTTCCGGGCCCGGGACGCCGCCGACCTGGCCCGCGCCGTCCGGGCGGTGCTCGCCGATCCGGCCCGCTACCGCGCCGCGTACCAGGCGCCCGACTCACCCCTGCCCACCTGGACCTGGGAGTCCCAGGCCGAGCGCCTCAACGCCCTCTACCGCCACCTCCTGACCCCCAGCCCCGCCCCCACTCCCACCCCTGACCAGCCCACCCGCCCTCACCCCCGCCCACCCCGCCCTGCCCCTGCCGGCCCCTGCGCCCCGTCCTGCCCCGCCCACCCCGCCCTGCCCCTGCCGGCCCCGCCCGCCCCGTCCTGCCCCGCCCCGCCCCGCCCCGCCCCGCGATCTTGGACTTGTGGCACCTCGCAAGAGCCATGA
- a CDS encoding ATP-binding protein, with protein sequence MTGYEVRPDEETVSLLGAEVHVTDPVGLLAAAVDGPVELLAGANFPAPVREVRCTVRADTDDGRPVHRFEAYLRVEAAPAGLLALGLAGPVGLLLAERLAARAGDGPAAAAVGRAAAEASRRLGLRPAGTALATPPRDPAGRAVLAAAEAAGVRPRVEQENGTVRIRVDVPSAEVGPEHLRAVLGLLFQAVRELTGDSVEPTVLRGRTYLVGRRPVAVAAPRSETVTLDQVGGLADVVARFREVAVSFRHPQAMARWGARRPQGILMYGPPGTGKTMLARALANEVGADFVEIRTPEILDKYLGGSERNIKRIFRDARRYRRPTVMLFDEFDSIISYAGAGGDAASQAVNAVAGIFKQEMNTLFEENPDVIVVATTNFPQRVDASLIRSGRFDLKIAIPAPDDTGRAEILGKMIRELIERHERPGFRMFADDVDPAALTADTAGLTGADLRESLRRVQLAKALREAAEGAPPAPISQDDLREAVAGLRRG encoded by the coding sequence ATGACCGGGTACGAGGTGCGGCCGGACGAGGAGACGGTGTCGTTGCTCGGCGCCGAGGTGCACGTCACCGACCCGGTCGGGCTGCTCGCCGCAGCCGTGGACGGGCCGGTGGAGTTGCTGGCCGGCGCGAATTTCCCCGCCCCGGTGCGGGAGGTGCGCTGCACCGTGCGCGCCGACACCGACGACGGGCGGCCGGTGCACCGCTTCGAGGCGTACCTGCGGGTGGAGGCCGCGCCGGCGGGCCTGCTCGCGCTCGGGTTGGCCGGCCCGGTCGGCCTGCTGCTCGCCGAGCGGCTCGCCGCGCGCGCCGGCGACGGCCCGGCCGCCGCCGCGGTGGGCCGGGCCGCGGCCGAGGCGAGCCGCCGGCTCGGGCTGCGGCCCGCCGGCACCGCCCTCGCCACGCCGCCGCGTGACCCGGCCGGCCGGGCGGTGCTGGCCGCCGCCGAGGCCGCCGGCGTGCGACCCCGCGTCGAGCAGGAGAACGGCACGGTACGCATCCGCGTCGACGTGCCGAGCGCCGAGGTGGGGCCGGAGCACCTGCGCGCCGTGCTCGGCCTGCTGTTCCAGGCGGTCCGCGAACTGACCGGCGACAGCGTCGAGCCGACCGTGCTGCGCGGGCGGACGTACCTGGTGGGGCGGCGGCCGGTGGCGGTGGCCGCGCCGCGCAGCGAGACGGTGACCCTCGACCAGGTCGGCGGCCTGGCCGACGTGGTCGCCCGGTTCCGCGAGGTGGCGGTGTCGTTCCGGCATCCGCAGGCGATGGCCCGCTGGGGCGCGCGCCGGCCGCAGGGCATCCTGATGTACGGGCCGCCGGGCACCGGCAAGACCATGCTGGCCCGGGCGCTCGCCAACGAGGTCGGCGCGGACTTCGTGGAGATCCGCACCCCGGAGATCCTGGACAAGTACCTCGGCGGCTCCGAGCGCAACATCAAGCGCATCTTCCGCGACGCCCGCCGCTACCGCCGGCCCACCGTGATGCTCTTCGACGAGTTCGACTCGATCATCAGCTACGCCGGGGCCGGTGGCGACGCGGCCAGCCAGGCCGTCAACGCGGTCGCCGGCATCTTCAAGCAGGAGATGAACACGCTGTTCGAGGAGAACCCGGACGTCATCGTGGTGGCCACCACCAACTTCCCGCAGCGCGTCGACGCCTCGCTGATCCGCTCCGGCCGTTTCGACCTGAAGATCGCCATCCCCGCCCCGGACGACACCGGCCGCGCGGAGATCCTCGGCAAGATGATCCGGGAGCTGATCGAGCGGCACGAACGCCCCGGTTTCCGGATGTTCGCCGACGACGTGGACCCGGCCGCCCTGACCGCAGACACCGCCGGGCTCACCGGCGCGGACCTCCGCGAGTCGCTGCGCCGGGTGCAACTCGCCAAGGCGCTGCGCGAGGCCGCGGAGGGTGCGCCGCCGGCCCCGATCAGCCAGGATGATCTGCGGGAGGCCGTCGCCGGGTTGCGCCGCGGCTGA
- a CDS encoding DegT/DnrJ/EryC1/StrS family aminotransferase, whose product MNGNNDAPAPSRPRPASHGAELERQLALHGGRPVRRTPWPTYDKGAVFVHAEDEDAAIRAIRSHLYFRYDHRPQNETECGRFEDELCRYFGTRHALAVSSGTAALALALMGAGVPAGSLVACPGFTFVATPSAIVLAGCRPFLVEVDDDLRMDLDDLRRRWRPDIRAVMVVHMRGFAADVEALAAFAAEMGVPLIEDAVPALGAELNGRKLGTFGAAGAFSTQSDKALNCGEGGFLVTDDSTLFARAVALSGAYEGRLRRHFPAGEPTLTGLDLPLLSLRMDEIRAALLRAELTRLPQRLALFHRNYAHVSRALADVPGIVARRPVAPGAYLGEAFLFRVPGGDAGWFTRALRAEGIDARNIGADDDLNVRAFWNWRFLYDSADPGEVRAMLPRTARLLTETVDVPLSSNLTPDDCDDLVRAVRKVADARDAALARP is encoded by the coding sequence GTGAACGGGAACAACGACGCTCCCGCCCCGAGTCGGCCGAGGCCGGCTTCGCACGGCGCTGAGCTGGAAAGACAGCTCGCCCTGCACGGCGGACGGCCGGTCCGGCGCACGCCGTGGCCCACCTACGACAAAGGCGCGGTATTCGTACACGCCGAGGACGAGGACGCCGCAATTCGGGCCATCCGCAGTCATCTCTACTTCCGATACGACCACCGGCCGCAGAACGAGACCGAATGCGGCCGATTCGAGGACGAACTGTGCCGCTATTTCGGCACCCGGCACGCTCTCGCGGTTTCCAGCGGCACCGCCGCGCTCGCCCTCGCCCTGATGGGCGCCGGAGTGCCGGCCGGCTCATTGGTCGCCTGCCCCGGATTCACTTTTGTCGCCACGCCGAGCGCCATTGTGCTGGCCGGCTGCCGGCCATTCCTGGTCGAGGTCGACGACGACCTGCGGATGGACCTCGACGACCTGCGCCGGCGGTGGCGGCCCGACATCCGCGCGGTCATGGTGGTGCACATGCGCGGGTTCGCCGCCGACGTCGAGGCGCTCGCCGCCTTCGCCGCCGAGATGGGCGTGCCGCTGATCGAGGACGCCGTACCGGCGCTCGGCGCGGAACTCAACGGCCGCAAGCTCGGCACGTTCGGGGCGGCCGGGGCGTTCAGCACCCAGTCCGACAAGGCGCTCAACTGCGGTGAGGGCGGCTTCCTGGTCACCGATGACAGCACGCTCTTCGCCCGGGCGGTCGCGCTGTCCGGGGCGTACGAGGGGCGGCTGCGGCGGCACTTCCCGGCGGGCGAGCCGACGCTCACCGGCCTGGACCTGCCCCTGCTCAGCCTGCGGATGGACGAGATCCGGGCCGCCCTGCTGCGGGCCGAGCTGACCCGGCTGCCGCAGCGGCTGGCGCTGTTCCACCGCAACTACGCGCACGTCTCCCGGGCCCTGGCCGACGTGCCCGGCATCGTGGCGCGGCGGCCGGTCGCGCCCGGGGCGTACCTCGGGGAGGCGTTCCTGTTCCGCGTGCCCGGCGGCGACGCGGGGTGGTTCACCCGGGCGCTGCGGGCGGAGGGGATCGACGCGCGCAACATCGGCGCGGACGACGACCTCAACGTCCGGGCGTTCTGGAACTGGCGCTTCCTCTACGACAGCGCCGACCCCGGGGAGGTCCGGGCGATGCTGCCGCGCACCGCGCGGCTGCTCACCGAGACCGTCGACGTGCCGCTGTCGTCCAACCTCACCCCGGACGACTGCGACGACCTGGTCCGCGCGGTCCGCAAGGTGGCCGACGCCCGCGACGCCGCGCTGGCGCGGCCGTGA
- a CDS encoding ferredoxin reductase has translation MTTTAPRRSQKVSFRDRLLRLAGTVTTPLLPGDYLDLVAPLRAGAPLRGRIVAVRPETRDAATLVIQPGRGWQGHLPGQYVRLGVDVDGVRQWRAYSVTSVPGAADGRISVTVKAIPDGKVSNHLVRRIRPGTIVQLDQAQGDFVLPTATPERVLFLTAGSGITPVMGMLRAGLTDRADVVLVHSAPTRDDVIFGAELRALAERGAVRLVERHTDTSGLLDVAELDDLVPDHAQRHTWACGPLGLLDAAEAHWARRGCAEKLHTERFRPTVITPGDGGTVTFTGAGVTVEADGATTLLDAGENAGVLMPSGCRMGICYGCVVPLRQGAVRDLRNGDVTMAVPGDGVRIQTCVSAAAGTCDIEL, from the coding sequence ATGACCACAACTGCGCCCCGCCGCTCCCAGAAGGTCTCCTTCCGGGACAGGCTGCTGCGGCTGGCCGGCACGGTCACCACCCCGCTGCTGCCGGGCGACTACCTCGACCTGGTCGCGCCGCTGCGGGCCGGTGCGCCGCTGCGCGGCCGGATCGTCGCCGTCCGCCCGGAGACCCGGGACGCGGCGACGCTGGTGATCCAGCCCGGTCGCGGCTGGCAGGGGCACCTGCCGGGGCAGTACGTGCGCCTCGGCGTGGACGTCGACGGGGTGCGGCAGTGGCGCGCGTACTCGGTCACTTCGGTGCCCGGCGCGGCGGACGGCCGGATCTCCGTGACCGTGAAGGCGATCCCCGACGGCAAGGTCAGCAACCACCTGGTCCGCCGGATCCGGCCCGGCACGATCGTCCAGCTCGATCAGGCGCAGGGCGACTTCGTGCTGCCCACGGCCACGCCCGAGCGGGTCCTGTTCCTCACCGCCGGCAGCGGCATCACCCCGGTCATGGGGATGCTGCGCGCCGGCCTCACCGACCGGGCCGACGTGGTGCTGGTGCACTCGGCGCCCACCCGCGACGACGTCATCTTCGGTGCCGAGCTGCGGGCGCTGGCCGAACGCGGCGCGGTACGCCTGGTCGAGCGGCACACCGACACCTCCGGCCTGCTCGACGTGGCCGAGCTGGACGACCTCGTACCCGACCACGCGCAGCGGCACACCTGGGCCTGCGGGCCGCTGGGTCTGCTCGACGCCGCCGAGGCGCACTGGGCGCGGCGCGGGTGCGCGGAGAAGCTGCACACCGAACGGTTCCGACCGACCGTGATCACGCCGGGCGACGGCGGCACGGTGACCTTCACCGGGGCGGGGGTGACCGTCGAGGCCGACGGCGCCACCACCCTGCTCGACGCGGGGGAGAACGCGGGGGTGCTCATGCCCTCGGGCTGCCGGATGGGGATCTGTTACGGCTGCGTCGTGCCGCTGCGCCAGGGCGCCGTGCGCGACCTGCGCAACGGCGACGTCACCATGGCGGTGCCGGGCGACGGCGTACGGATCCAGACCTGCGTGTCGGCGGCCGCCGGTACCTGCGACATCGAACTCTGA
- a CDS encoding Acg family FMN-binding oxidoreductase encodes MDRSSTRTQQNPAVRVLEAAARQSLHAPSVFNTQPWRWRVDADTLELRADPDRQLAHTDPDGRLLILSCGAALHHARVSLAAAGWAVTVERLPDPADPTLLARLRATGPTALDVAALRLVEAIPRRRTDRRAYGDRPVPEWVLTRLTDAVEAQGAHLHVVRPDQMPMLAVSTGRAADAELADPAYREELRRWTNRPAGSGDGVPTTTAVRPAPRRVPLRDHAPGGAAGLTAGADFDRGAAYLILFGDRDEPRAWLRGGEALSALLLTATAEGLAGAPLSDAIELAWPRRMMRDLLAGIGDPYLVVRVGWGPDEDLPPAPRRTPADVIEVVTPG; translated from the coding sequence ATGGACCGGTCATCGACCCGCACGCAGCAGAATCCGGCGGTACGGGTGCTGGAGGCGGCCGCCCGGCAATCCCTGCACGCCCCCTCGGTGTTCAACACCCAGCCGTGGCGGTGGCGCGTCGACGCGGACACGCTGGAGCTGCGCGCCGACCCGGACCGGCAACTCGCGCACACCGACCCGGACGGCCGGCTGCTGATCCTGAGCTGCGGCGCGGCCCTGCACCACGCCCGGGTGTCGCTCGCCGCCGCCGGCTGGGCGGTCACCGTCGAGCGGCTGCCCGACCCGGCCGACCCGACGCTGCTGGCGCGACTGCGCGCCACCGGCCCGACCGCGCTGGACGTGGCGGCGCTGCGGCTGGTCGAGGCGATCCCGCGCCGCCGTACCGACCGACGCGCGTACGGCGACCGGCCGGTCCCCGAGTGGGTGCTGACCCGGCTCACCGACGCCGTCGAGGCGCAGGGCGCGCACCTGCACGTGGTCCGCCCGGACCAGATGCCGATGCTGGCCGTGTCCACCGGTCGCGCCGCAGACGCGGAGCTGGCCGACCCGGCGTACCGGGAGGAGCTGCGCCGGTGGACGAACCGCCCGGCGGGCAGCGGCGACGGCGTGCCCACGACCACCGCGGTCCGGCCGGCGCCCCGGCGCGTCCCGCTGCGCGACCACGCACCCGGCGGGGCGGCCGGGCTGACCGCCGGCGCGGACTTCGACCGCGGCGCGGCGTACCTGATCCTGTTCGGCGACCGGGACGAGCCGCGGGCCTGGCTGCGCGGCGGCGAGGCACTGTCGGCGCTGCTGCTCACCGCGACCGCCGAGGGGTTGGCCGGCGCGCCGCTCAGCGATGCGATCGAGCTGGCCTGGCCGCGCCGGATGATGCGTGACCTGCTCGCCGGCATCGGCGACCCCTACCTGGTGGTGCGGGTCGGCTGGGGGCCGGACGAGGATCTGCCGCCGGCGCCACGCCGCACGCCGGCCGACGTCATCGAGGTGGTCACGCCGGGGTGA
- a CDS encoding fatty acid desaturase family protein, with translation MTVIQKKADNPIAHLSAEDIEIIGKELDAIRDRVLADRGERDARYIRKVIKTQRTLEISSRAVLLFSLFPPAWIVGTAGLSIAKILDNMEIGHNVLHGQWDWMRDPKIHSTTWDWDHVSPADQWKQSHNELHHRFTNVVGKDNDLGYGIMRVDEDQPWHPMHLGQPVWNLLNAAFFEYGIAAYDMELGDHLKQKRLKDPKFRAKAKAVGRKIRKQVLKDYVVHPLLSGPSFLSTLAATFTANLIRNVWSHSVIMCGHFPSGVETFEKTSIEGETRGEWYLRQMLGSANISGPRLLHIMTGNLSFQIEHHLFPDLPSNRYQEIAPQVRALFDRYGLRYTTGPLPKQVASAWWKVIRLSLPNRRDRRQPVAPAPLVPTAAA, from the coding sequence GTGACCGTGATCCAGAAGAAGGCCGACAACCCGATCGCCCACCTGAGCGCCGAGGACATCGAAATCATCGGCAAGGAGCTGGATGCGATCCGGGACCGGGTCCTCGCCGACCGGGGGGAGCGGGACGCCCGCTACATCCGCAAGGTGATCAAGACCCAGCGGACGCTGGAGATCAGCAGTCGCGCGGTGCTGCTGTTCTCGCTGTTCCCGCCGGCCTGGATCGTCGGCACGGCCGGCCTGTCGATCGCCAAGATCCTCGACAACATGGAGATCGGGCACAACGTCCTGCACGGCCAGTGGGACTGGATGCGTGACCCGAAGATCCACTCCACCACCTGGGACTGGGACCACGTCTCCCCGGCCGACCAGTGGAAGCAGTCGCACAACGAGCTGCACCACCGCTTCACCAACGTCGTCGGCAAGGACAACGACCTCGGGTACGGCATCATGCGCGTCGACGAGGACCAGCCGTGGCACCCGATGCACCTGGGCCAGCCGGTGTGGAACCTGCTCAACGCCGCGTTCTTCGAGTACGGCATCGCCGCGTACGACATGGAGCTGGGCGACCACCTCAAGCAGAAGCGGCTGAAGGACCCGAAGTTCCGGGCCAAGGCGAAGGCGGTCGGCCGCAAGATCCGCAAGCAGGTGCTCAAGGACTACGTGGTCCACCCGCTGCTCTCCGGCCCCTCGTTCCTGTCCACGCTCGCCGCCACGTTCACCGCCAACCTGATCCGCAACGTGTGGAGCCACTCGGTGATCATGTGCGGGCACTTCCCGAGCGGCGTGGAGACGTTCGAGAAGACCTCCATCGAGGGCGAGACGCGCGGCGAGTGGTACCTGCGGCAGATGCTCGGCTCGGCCAACATCAGCGGCCCCCGCCTGCTGCACATCATGACCGGCAACCTGTCGTTCCAGATCGAGCACCACCTCTTCCCCGACCTGCCGAGCAACCGCTACCAGGAGATCGCCCCGCAGGTGCGGGCGCTGTTCGACAGGTACGGCCTGCGCTACACCACCGGCCCGCTGCCCAAGCAGGTCGCCTCCGCCTGGTGGAAGGTCATCCGCCTGTCGCTGCCCAACCGGCGCGACCGCCGCCAGCCGGTCGCCCCCGCCCCGCTGGTCCCCACCGCTGCCGCCTGA